The Thermococcus sp. M39 genome window below encodes:
- a CDS encoding transcriptional regulator — protein sequence MREVLIIAELDKMKILAEPTRFKILELLRMHPMSITELSAFLRKDRSTVYRHIKALEKAGFVEEIGHEGNEKIYARTARLFLLKVEPDESIEEFRRQYLRIEASRLMEILKKSGIKIKDEEQFVKLVEEVLKEIEDHSQPILHKISKTDLDLKEVELLHLLNLLVFLQSCELCEKAKKMRELLEF from the coding sequence ATGAGAGAAGTTCTTATAATAGCTGAACTAGATAAAATGAAAATTCTCGCAGAGCCTACACGCTTTAAAATCCTTGAGCTACTCAGAATGCACCCCATGAGCATCACCGAATTAAGTGCCTTCTTAAGAAAAGATCGCTCCACTGTGTATAGGCATATTAAGGCTCTTGAAAAGGCGGGATTTGTTGAGGAAATTGGACATGAAGGAAATGAGAAAATATATGCTAGAACTGCAAGGTTGTTCCTTCTCAAAGTTGAACCCGACGAAAGCATAGAGGAATTCAGAAGACAATATCTCAGGATAGAAGCCTCTAGGCTAATGGAAATCCTCAAAAAATCTGGGATTAAGATAAAGGATGAAGAGCAGTTCGTTAAATTAGTAGAGGAAGTCTTAAAGGAAATAGAAGACCATTCACAACCAATACTTCATAAAATCTCTAAAACTGACCTTGATTTAAAAGAAGTTGAACTTCTCCACTTGTTGAATTTGCTTGTGTTTCTCCAATCATGTGAGCTCTGTGAAAAAGCTAAAAAAATGAGGGAGCTGCTGGAGTTTTAA
- a CDS encoding [protein ADP-ribosylglutamate] hydrolase — translation MIIFKIVQGDITKFPAEAIVNAANKYLEHGGGVAYAIAKAAAGNAREYIRISKEAMREQIGRDWIEHGEVVVTPALRLEQYGIKYVIHTVGPYCGGRWDEDKKGKLKKAILGALRKADELKVRSIAFPAISAGIYGCPFEEVVRTFLETVEEFSREAENVREVYLVLYSREDYERALKVLEEN, via the coding sequence ATGATTATTTTCAAAATTGTCCAAGGAGACATAACAAAGTTCCCCGCTGAGGCTATTGTAAACGCTGCCAACAAATATTTGGAGCACGGCGGCGGGGTTGCTTATGCCATAGCAAAAGCTGCTGCTGGGAATGCTAGAGAGTACATAAGGATAAGCAAGGAAGCTATGAGGGAGCAGATTGGAAGGGACTGGATTGAGCACGGAGAAGTTGTTGTAACTCCAGCTTTAAGGTTGGAGCAGTATGGGATTAAATACGTCATCCACACAGTTGGTCCTTACTGCGGCGGCAGATGGGATGAGGATAAAAAAGGGAAGCTCAAGAAAGCCATTCTTGGAGCTTTGAGAAAAGCTGATGAATTAAAAGTTAGAAGCATAGCTTTTCCAGCTATAAGTGCTGGAATTTATGGTTGCCCTTTTGAGGAAGTTGTGAGAACGTTCCTTGAGACAGTTGAAGAGTTTTCAAGGGAAGCAGAGAACGTGAGGGAAGTCTATTTGGTGCTTTATTCGAGGGAGGATTATGAGAGGGCTTTGAAGGTGTTGGAAGAAAATTAA
- a CDS encoding amidohydrolase family protein gives MSILIKNGYVIYGDELKVIKADVYIEENKIAKIGKNINLSADYVIDAKEKVVSPGFVNLHTHSPMGIFRGLADDLPLMDWLKNHIWPKEAKLTREYIKVGAYLGALEMIKTGTTAFLDMYFYMDAVAEVVLESGLRGYLSYGMIDLGEPDKTEKEIKVALETMKFIEKLNSERVQFVFGPHAPYTCSIALLKKVRELANEHKKLITIHVAETMTEIGQIAERYGKSPVVLLDDIGFLADDVIIAHGVWLDSKDIHILARHRVSIAHNPASNMKLASGVMPIERLLNAGVNIGLGTDGSASNNNLDMLEEMKIAALLHKVHNLDPTVADAKTVFKMATQNGAKALRLDAGVIKEGALADLVIIDFNQPHLRPINNVISHLVYSANGNDVETTIVDGKILMLDREVLTLDEEKIIGRVEDIVKEWR, from the coding sequence ATGAGCATTCTCATCAAGAATGGCTATGTTATCTATGGTGATGAGCTGAAAGTTATTAAGGCAGATGTTTACATTGAAGAGAATAAAATTGCCAAAATCGGGAAAAATATCAACCTTTCAGCGGATTATGTTATTGACGCAAAGGAGAAAGTAGTTTCTCCAGGGTTTGTAAACCTGCACACTCATTCTCCGATGGGTATCTTTAGGGGTTTGGCTGATGATTTGCCTCTTATGGACTGGCTTAAAAATCACATATGGCCGAAGGAGGCTAAGCTTACAAGAGAATACATCAAAGTTGGAGCTTATCTTGGTGCTCTAGAAATGATTAAAACAGGAACTACAGCGTTTTTGGATATGTACTTTTATATGGACGCTGTTGCAGAAGTGGTTCTTGAATCTGGTCTTAGGGGATATCTCAGCTATGGCATGATTGATTTGGGTGAGCCCGACAAAACGGAAAAAGAGATCAAAGTGGCTTTAGAAACAATGAAATTCATTGAAAAGCTGAACTCTGAGAGAGTTCAGTTTGTATTTGGTCCTCACGCACCTTACACCTGCTCAATAGCTCTTCTCAAGAAGGTTAGAGAGCTTGCTAATGAACACAAAAAGCTCATAACAATTCACGTAGCTGAGACAATGACTGAAATAGGTCAGATAGCTGAACGTTATGGAAAGAGCCCAGTTGTTTTGCTTGATGATATTGGATTCCTAGCTGATGACGTTATAATAGCCCATGGTGTATGGCTTGACAGTAAGGATATACACATCTTGGCGAGGCATCGTGTGAGCATTGCCCACAATCCAGCCTCAAACATGAAACTTGCGAGCGGTGTTATGCCCATTGAGAGACTTTTGAATGCTGGAGTAAACATAGGTCTCGGTACTGATGGAAGTGCAAGCAACAACAACTTGGACATGCTTGAGGAGATGAAAATCGCCGCATTGCTTCACAAAGTTCACAACCTAGATCCAACAGTTGCTGATGCAAAGACAGTCTTTAAAATGGCAACTCAGAACGGTGCAAAAGCTTTGCGCTTGGATGCTGGAGTAATAAAAGAAGGTGCTTTAGCTGATTTGGTGATTATAGACTTTAACCAGCCACACTTGAGGCCAATTAACAACGTTATAAGCCATCTCGTTTATTCTGCAAACGGCAACGATGTGGAAACAACGATAGTTGATGGGAAGATTTTGATGCTCGATAGAGAAGTTCTCACATTGGACGAGGAAAAAATTATAGGGAGAGTCGAAGATATAGTTAAGGAATGGAGGTGA
- the nucS gene encoding endonuclease NucS, which produces MKVEAKVEPSQEEVIEILDKALSTDAIITLFAYCRVFYEGRAKSELGPGDRVIIIKPDGSFLIHQKNKREPVNWQPPGSVVSIVLEDGKIMLRSVRRKPKEILEVELIKTYLVSYFQAEDYEELALTGSEAEMADLIFENPSLIEEGFKPLFKEKPIKHGIVDVLGRDKHGNLVVLELKRRRADLHAVSQLKRYVDALREEHKNVRGILVAPSLTAGAKKLLEKEGLEFKKLHPPKREKKKKSKQKTLDFLSP; this is translated from the coding sequence ATGAAAGTGGAAGCTAAAGTTGAGCCCTCTCAAGAAGAGGTAATTGAAATTTTGGATAAAGCTCTCTCCACTGATGCTATCATCACTCTCTTTGCTTATTGTAGAGTGTTTTATGAGGGGAGAGCTAAGAGTGAGCTGGGTCCAGGAGATAGGGTCATTATAATCAAGCCAGATGGCTCTTTTTTAATCCACCAGAAGAACAAGAGAGAACCCGTTAACTGGCAACCGCCGGGGAGTGTTGTTAGCATTGTTCTTGAGGATGGAAAGATAATGCTGAGAAGCGTTAGGCGGAAGCCAAAAGAAATCCTTGAAGTTGAGCTCATTAAAACGTATCTTGTAAGTTATTTCCAAGCTGAGGATTATGAAGAGCTAGCATTGACTGGAAGTGAAGCAGAGATGGCTGATTTAATCTTTGAGAACCCCTCATTAATCGAAGAAGGATTTAAACCGCTTTTTAAGGAAAAGCCAATTAAACATGGAATAGTTGATGTGCTTGGAAGAGACAAACATGGCAATTTGGTTGTCCTTGAGCTTAAGCGTAGGAGAGCGGATTTGCATGCAGTCAGTCAGCTTAAAAGATACGTGGATGCTCTGAGAGAGGAGCATAAAAATGTTCGTGGGATTTTGGTAGCTCCCTCTCTCACGGCTGGAGCTAAAAAGCTTCTCGAAAAAGAAGGGCTGGAATTTAAAAAGCTACATCCACCAAAGCGTGAAAAGAAGAAAAAAAGCAAGCAAAAAACTCTTGATTTCCTCAGCCCATAA
- a CDS encoding DUF473 domain-containing protein — MEVLILAGITRRTLNQLLRNPYRTLEIRSASNVFVLEHLREGDRVFLTYETLQDITKGTEGIIAQILRMEKMEQRILWEESDEREQMVCRVQLRLVGLGKVIEIRREGDLIKARVREMLPHEMVMG, encoded by the coding sequence ATGGAGGTCCTAATTTTGGCGGGAATTACAAGACGAACCCTTAACCAGTTATTAAGAAATCCATATCGCACATTGGAAATTAGGAGTGCAAGCAATGTATTCGTTCTTGAACACCTTAGAGAGGGTGATAGAGTATTTCTAACGTATGAAACCTTGCAAGACATAACAAAGGGGACTGAGGGGATAATAGCTCAGATATTAAGGATGGAGAAGATGGAGCAGAGGATTTTGTGGGAGGAGAGTGATGAGAGAGAGCAGATGGTGTGCAGAGTCCAGCTTCGCTTAGTAGGGCTTGGAAAAGTTATCGAAATCAGAAGAGAGGGAGATTTAATCAAAGCAAGAGTCAGAGAAATGCTTCCTCACGAAATGGTTATGGGCTGA
- a CDS encoding DUF835 domain-containing protein, whose amino-acid sequence MIVCVSVLLLIYGNTTLKKIGAVQALFGLFTLIYLWHSIIFYLQFITALALAYLSIKTILDITLVEKVSLATNISNESFDIKPGVFISEKIPEIFIESGLVFSRNNSRREGWFWITKLNAPNAIYPTNLPKMLDIIVKYMKNAKEEGRHPIIVIDNLEYLIMENEFETVLRFLSVLRDYAVLHSATVFLGIDLDTLDTKKQHLLKRLVGE is encoded by the coding sequence ATGATAGTTTGTGTTTCAGTATTACTCCTGATCTATGGAAACACCACTCTTAAAAAAATTGGTGCAGTACAAGCATTATTTGGTCTTTTTACACTCATATATTTGTGGCACAGTATCATATTTTATCTCCAATTCATTACTGCATTGGCGCTGGCTTACCTAAGCATCAAAACAATTTTGGACATTACTCTTGTGGAGAAAGTCTCTCTAGCCACTAACATTTCAAATGAATCTTTTGATATTAAACCTGGAGTCTTCATATCAGAAAAAATTCCAGAAATATTCATCGAGAGTGGATTGGTTTTCTCACGAAATAACTCCAGAAGAGAAGGGTGGTTTTGGATAACTAAGCTCAATGCTCCAAATGCTATATATCCTACTAATCTACCAAAGATGTTAGATATAATTGTAAAATACATGAAAAACGCAAAAGAAGAAGGAAGACATCCGATAATTGTGATTGATAACCTTGAGTACTTGATTATGGAAAATGAGTTTGAAACAGTTCTGAGGTTTTTAAGTGTATTGAGAGATTATGCTGTTTTACACTCTGCTACGGTGTTTTTAGGAATTGACTTGGACACTTTGGATACTAAAAAGCAACACTTACTTAAAAGGCTGGTGGGTGAGTAG
- a CDS encoding DUF211 domain-containing protein translates to MARGIRLLVLDVLKPHQPMVTELALGLSEIRGVEGVNITLVEIDKETENIKITIVGDDLDYDEIVRTIEEFGGVVHSIDMVAAGKRIIEESETPQDKLDEF, encoded by the coding sequence ATGGCAAGAGGTATCAGACTGCTCGTGCTGGATGTCCTTAAGCCTCATCAGCCTATGGTCACTGAGTTAGCTTTAGGACTGAGCGAAATTCGCGGTGTGGAAGGAGTCAACATTACGCTTGTGGAGATTGACAAGGAAACGGAGAACATAAAGATAACAATTGTGGGAGACGACTTAGATTACGATGAGATTGTGAGGACTATAGAAGAGTTTGGCGGCGTTGTGCACAGCATCGACATGGTCGCTGCAGGAAAAAGGATAATTGAAGAGAGCGAAACCCCACAAGACAAACTAGATGAATTCTAG
- the radA gene encoding DNA repair and recombination protein RadA, with protein MIEDEIKELEEFEELSIDVEVAETPKKTKKEIKTLEDLPGVGPATAEKLREAGYDSLEAIAVASPIELKEIAGISEGAALKIIQAAREAANIGTFIRADEYLQRRQSIGRISTGSKSLDKLLGGGIETQAITEVFGEFGSGKTQIAHTLAVMVQLPPEEGGLHGSVIWIDTENTFRPERIRQIAENRGLDPDEVLKNIYVARAYNTNHQMLLVEKAEEIIKEKLNTDRPVKLLVVDSLTSHFRSEYVGRGALAERQQKLGKHLADLHRLANLYDIAIFVTNQVQARPDAFFGDPTRPIGGHILAHSATLRVYLRKGKAGKRIARLIDSPHLPEGEATFRITDKGIED; from the coding sequence ATGATTGAAGATGAAATAAAGGAGCTTGAGGAGTTTGAGGAGCTTTCGATTGATGTTGAAGTTGCTGAAACACCAAAGAAAACGAAGAAGGAAATCAAAACTCTCGAAGACTTGCCGGGTGTTGGTCCTGCTACAGCTGAGAAGCTTAGGGAAGCTGGTTATGATAGCTTAGAAGCAATTGCTGTTGCATCTCCAATAGAGCTCAAGGAAATTGCTGGAATAAGTGAAGGTGCTGCCTTAAAGATAATCCAAGCTGCTAGAGAGGCAGCCAACATTGGAACGTTCATAAGGGCTGATGAATACCTCCAGAGGAGGCAGAGCATAGGTAGGATTTCCACTGGAAGCAAATCCCTTGACAAGCTCCTTGGTGGAGGAATAGAGACCCAGGCAATCACTGAGGTTTTTGGTGAGTTTGGAAGCGGAAAGACTCAAATAGCCCATACTTTAGCTGTCATGGTTCAACTTCCACCCGAGGAAGGAGGCTTACATGGAAGCGTCATCTGGATTGACACTGAGAACACATTCAGACCCGAGAGAATAAGACAGATTGCTGAAAATAGGGGCTTAGATCCAGATGAAGTTCTCAAGAACATATATGTCGCAAGGGCCTACAATACAAATCACCAAATGCTCCTTGTTGAGAAAGCGGAGGAGATAATCAAGGAGAAGCTCAACACTGATAGACCAGTCAAGCTTTTAGTCGTTGACTCTTTAACAAGCCATTTCCGTTCTGAATATGTCGGCAGAGGAGCTTTAGCGGAGAGGCAACAGAAGTTAGGAAAGCATTTGGCCGATTTACACCGCTTAGCTAACCTATATGACATTGCAATATTTGTTACAAACCAGGTTCAAGCAAGGCCAGATGCATTCTTTGGCGATCCGACGAGGCCAATCGGTGGACACATCTTGGCTCACTCAGCCACACTTAGGGTATACCTCAGAAAAGGCAAAGCTGGAAAGAGAATTGCAAGGCTCATTGATTCACCGCATCTACCAGAGGGAGAAGCGACCTTTAGGATCACAGACAAAGGTATTGAAGATTGA
- a CDS encoding S-methyl-5'-thioadenosine phosphorylase, with protein MPKIGIIGGSGVYGVFEPKETLKVHTPYGRPSAPVEIGEVEGVEVAFIPRHGKNHEFPPHEVPYRANIWALHELGVERVIGITAVGSLREEYKPGDIVITDQFIDFTKKREYTFYNGPRVAHISMADPFCPEMRKIFYETAKELGFSVHEKGTYVCIEGPRFSTRAESAMFRQFAHIIGMTLVPEVVLARELGMCYVNIATITDYDVWADKPVDAQEVLRVMKENNYKVQEILKKGIPRIPEERKCGCADVLKTAFV; from the coding sequence ATGCCAAAGATTGGAATTATTGGCGGTTCTGGTGTTTATGGTGTCTTTGAGCCAAAGGAAACCCTAAAGGTTCACACACCTTATGGAAGACCATCAGCACCCGTAGAGATAGGAGAAGTTGAAGGGGTCGAAGTTGCATTCATACCAAGACACGGCAAAAACCATGAGTTTCCACCACATGAAGTGCCATATAGGGCAAACATTTGGGCTCTTCACGAGCTTGGCGTTGAGAGGGTCATAGGAATTACAGCCGTTGGTTCTCTCAGAGAAGAGTACAAACCTGGAGACATTGTAATTACCGACCAGTTTATTGACTTCACGAAGAAGAGGGAATACACATTTTACAACGGTCCAAGAGTTGCTCACATAAGCATGGCTGATCCCTTCTGTCCAGAAATGAGAAAGATATTCTATGAAACTGCCAAAGAGCTTGGCTTCTCAGTTCATGAAAAGGGAACATATGTTTGCATCGAAGGGCCTAGATTTTCAACGAGGGCTGAATCTGCAATGTTTAGACAATTTGCCCACATAATCGGAATGACTCTTGTTCCCGAAGTAGTTTTGGCGAGAGAACTTGGAATGTGCTATGTCAATATCGCAACGATTACGGACTACGATGTCTGGGCTGATAAGCCTGTTGACGCTCAAGAAGTTCTCAGAGTTATGAAGGAGAACAACTATAAAGTCCAAGAAATTCTTAAGAAGGGCATTCCAAGAATTCCTGAGGAAAGGAAGTGCGGCTGTGCTGATGTGCTCAAGACGGCTTTTGTTTGA
- a CDS encoding winged helix-turn-helix domain-containing protein, with amino-acid sequence MSKKVKVITDPKVIKLMLEDTRRKILQLLRNREMTISQLSEILGKTPQTVYHHIEKLKEAGLVEVKRTEMKGNLVEKYYGRTADAFYINLYLGDEELRYLARSRLKTKLGIFKALGYKFDDEELLNTMDKILEKEHEYKMKISKEIEEKEELLKDFSNEDIIHAIEWLSMAELGRDEEALRLLKKLGEILKK; translated from the coding sequence ATGAGTAAGAAAGTAAAAGTGATTACGGACCCAAAGGTCATTAAGCTCATGCTTGAGGACACGAGAAGAAAAATACTCCAGCTTTTGAGGAACAGAGAGATGACAATTTCCCAGCTAAGCGAAATTCTCGGCAAAACACCTCAAACCGTTTACCACCACATAGAAAAGCTCAAAGAGGCGGGCTTAGTAGAGGTTAAAAGGACAGAGATGAAAGGAAATCTCGTTGAAAAATACTACGGAAGGACTGCAGACGCTTTTTACATAAACCTCTACCTCGGAGATGAAGAGCTTAGGTATTTAGCAAGGTCAAGACTAAAAACTAAGCTAGGCATATTCAAAGCTCTCGGATATAAGTTTGATGATGAGGAGCTCCTAAATACAATGGATAAAATCCTCGAAAAAGAACACGAGTATAAGATGAAAATTTCAAAAGAGATTGAAGAGAAAGAAGAGCTTTTGAAGGACTTCTCAAACGAAGATATAATCCATGCAATTGAATGGCTCAGCATGGCCGAGCTGGGAAGGGATGAAGAAGCTTTAAGGCTTTTGAAGAAGCTGGGAGAAATACTTAAAAAGTAG
- a CDS encoding proteasome assembly chaperone family protein has protein sequence MEKPVRLVLPKIENPIFIEGYPGIGLVGHIAANFLAKELNMEMIGYIESPFIPPMSLILEGKPNPPLRFYGKDNIIIAVADIYVPPTLVNEIAKEIIGYLKETNAQKLISIGGMGIGFFKEQMEVWGVGANEELNKELEDLGVKILQYGSIMGMSGKLLWEASKEKINGYVLLGETFGDRPDPRAAANVIEVIKKLTPIEISTEPLIKEAEMIEEQLRKMHEQMEMARKKAEKQYESIYL, from the coding sequence ATGGAAAAGCCAGTGAGGTTAGTTCTCCCAAAGATAGAAAACCCTATTTTCATTGAAGGTTACCCTGGGATTGGGCTTGTCGGACACATTGCCGCCAATTTCTTGGCAAAAGAGCTCAACATGGAAATGATTGGTTATATTGAGAGTCCATTCATACCGCCGATGAGCTTAATCCTCGAAGGAAAACCCAATCCACCTTTAAGATTCTATGGAAAAGATAACATCATCATAGCCGTTGCTGACATCTACGTTCCACCAACTCTCGTTAATGAGATTGCAAAGGAGATTATCGGTTATTTAAAAGAGACAAATGCTCAAAAGCTAATCTCTATTGGTGGAATGGGAATTGGCTTTTTCAAGGAACAGATGGAAGTGTGGGGCGTTGGGGCAAATGAAGAGCTCAACAAAGAGCTTGAAGATTTGGGAGTTAAAATACTTCAGTATGGCTCAATAATGGGCATGAGCGGGAAGCTCTTATGGGAGGCCTCAAAAGAAAAGATTAACGGATATGTGTTGCTTGGCGAGACTTTTGGGGACAGACCCGATCCAAGAGCAGCAGCAAATGTGATTGAAGTTATTAAGAAGCTCACACCAATTGAAATATCCACAGAGCCACTCATAAAAGAAGCAGAAATGATTGAAGAACAGCTTAGAAAGATGCACGAACAGATGGAAATGGCAAGAAAGAAGGCAGAGAAGCAATATGAGAGCATTTATCTGTGA
- a CDS encoding NAD(P)H-hydrate dehydratase, giving the protein MKIEDVYIWDINAKWLGISPFQLMENAGAGVARAIEEKFGKELKVAIFCGTGNNGGDGFVVARHLSFENDVTVFLVGDEIKIRSEEAKHNWEILKKLDFVKIKILKDSSQIKGLNLEGYDVIVDALLGAGTKGEPREPIRSAIEKINEYSGKAKIVSVDLPSGYPSKVQVKCDFAVTFQWDKEEFEGFERIVAKIGYPKELYHLVGPGDAKFALLKKGEHKGQNGRLLIIGGSEDYFGAPYLAAKAASYLVDLVYLVMPEYSAKRITDPDMILRPVEGKNFTREHLEEVLALTEKVDAVIIGPGIGLKDETKEFVREFVKRCEKPLVIDADGLKAIAEDLSVLDNKVFILTPHAGEFKILFGEKPEGALQEKAKLVMEKAKEIGGVILFKGIYDIISDGKVWKYNKTGNRGMTTGGTGDVLAGIVGALLALGNSPLRAASVGAFLNGLAGDIVKEELGENFTALEVAKKVPHVVKWVLEF; this is encoded by the coding sequence ATGAAAATTGAAGATGTCTACATTTGGGATATCAACGCTAAGTGGCTCGGCATCTCACCATTTCAGCTCATGGAAAACGCTGGTGCTGGAGTGGCAAGAGCAATAGAAGAAAAGTTTGGAAAAGAGCTTAAAGTGGCAATATTCTGTGGAACTGGAAACAACGGTGGAGATGGCTTTGTTGTTGCTAGGCATCTTAGCTTTGAGAACGATGTAACGGTGTTTTTGGTTGGTGATGAGATAAAAATAAGGAGTGAGGAAGCTAAGCACAACTGGGAGATTCTCAAGAAGCTTGACTTTGTAAAAATCAAAATCCTTAAGGACTCAAGCCAGATAAAGGGCCTCAATCTTGAAGGTTATGATGTCATTGTTGATGCCCTACTCGGCGCTGGAACTAAAGGAGAGCCGAGGGAACCTATACGCTCAGCGATTGAAAAAATCAATGAATATTCTGGAAAAGCTAAGATTGTGAGCGTTGACTTGCCAAGTGGCTATCCTTCAAAAGTTCAAGTCAAATGTGACTTTGCCGTAACTTTCCAGTGGGACAAGGAGGAGTTTGAGGGGTTTGAAAGAATTGTTGCCAAAATTGGTTATCCAAAGGAGCTTTACCACTTAGTCGGCCCGGGAGATGCAAAGTTCGCTCTGCTGAAGAAAGGGGAGCATAAAGGACAAAACGGACGGCTTTTAATAATTGGGGGAAGTGAGGATTATTTTGGTGCTCCCTACTTAGCGGCAAAAGCTGCCTCATACCTTGTAGACTTAGTTTATTTGGTGATGCCAGAATATTCAGCGAAGCGCATAACTGATCCGGACATGATTTTGAGGCCCGTTGAAGGAAAGAACTTCACAAGAGAACATCTTGAAGAAGTTTTGGCATTGACGGAAAAGGTTGATGCCGTCATCATAGGCCCAGGTATTGGACTCAAGGACGAAACCAAGGAGTTTGTTAGAGAATTTGTAAAGCGCTGTGAAAAGCCTTTAGTTATAGATGCTGACGGATTAAAAGCCATAGCTGAAGATTTAAGCGTCCTTGATAATAAAGTCTTCATTCTAACGCCGCACGCTGGTGAGTTTAAGATTCTCTTTGGAGAGAAGCCAGAAGGGGCTCTGCAAGAGAAAGCTAAGCTTGTCATGGAGAAAGCGAAAGAAATTGGTGGTGTAATTCTCTTTAAGGGGATTTACGACATTATCAGCGATGGAAAAGTCTGGAAGTACAATAAAACTGGAAACAGGGGGATGACGACTGGAGGAACTGGTGACGTTTTAGCCGGTATTGTTGGAGCGTTGCTAGCTCTTGGAAATTCTCCACTTAGAGCCGCCTCTGTTGGTGCCTTTTTGAATGGTCTAGCTGGGGACATAGTCAAAGAAGAGCTTGGTGAAAACTTCACAGCCCTAGAAGTTGCTAAAAAAGTTCCCCATGTTGTTAAGTGGGTTTTAGAGTTTTGA
- a CDS encoding acetate--CoA ligase family protein, which yields MNLDFLFYPRSVAVIGASHVPGKIGNAIMRSITRQFNGKIYAVNVKGGEIEINRKKFKIYKSILEVPDDVDVAVIAVPAKFVPDVIDECGQKGVKAAVVISAGFKEAGRADLEEELVKRARKWGIRVVGPNCLGVTNLENGFDCNFNPPERQARPKFGGIAFMSQSGAFGAAILDWAARHEIGMSKFISLGNMADLDESDFMGYLKDDPKTKVITAYLEGVKDGKKFFNIAKETTKVKPVIVLKAGRTEAGAKAAASHTGSLAGSYAIYEAAFEQTGVLGAKSMRQLFNYAKALAMQKPARGDRVAIVTNGGGAGVMMSDGLLERGLKLAQLSDETNEKFAKAIEEGKLPHHMSYKNPIDVIGDAPSKRYELAMRYALEDPNVDVLVVIALFQSPALDEGIVDVMEKVQEYGKPIVFVAPGGEYPEKMARRIEEKGVPVFETVEDGVDAVYALVKYGKYLSEV from the coding sequence ATGAACTTGGACTTTTTATTTTATCCAAGGAGCGTTGCTGTTATAGGAGCATCGCACGTTCCGGGCAAAATAGGAAATGCGATAATGAGATCAATAACAAGACAATTCAATGGAAAAATCTATGCTGTCAACGTTAAAGGTGGGGAAATCGAGATCAATAGGAAAAAGTTCAAGATCTACAAGAGCATTCTTGAAGTTCCGGATGATGTTGATGTAGCAGTAATAGCTGTCCCAGCAAAGTTCGTTCCGGATGTCATAGATGAGTGTGGACAAAAGGGTGTTAAAGCTGCTGTTGTAATTTCTGCCGGTTTTAAAGAAGCTGGAAGAGCTGATTTAGAGGAAGAGCTAGTAAAAAGGGCGAGAAAGTGGGGTATCCGTGTAGTGGGTCCAAACTGTCTCGGTGTTACAAACCTTGAAAATGGCTTTGACTGTAACTTCAATCCACCGGAAAGACAGGCGAGACCAAAGTTCGGTGGTATTGCCTTTATGAGCCAGAGTGGAGCTTTTGGTGCTGCTATTTTGGATTGGGCTGCAAGACATGAGATTGGGATGAGCAAGTTCATCAGCTTGGGGAACATGGCTGATTTAGACGAGAGCGACTTTATGGGATATTTAAAGGACGATCCCAAGACAAAAGTCATAACTGCCTATCTTGAAGGTGTTAAAGACGGTAAGAAATTCTTCAACATCGCAAAGGAAACAACGAAAGTTAAGCCCGTAATAGTTTTGAAGGCTGGGAGAACTGAGGCCGGAGCAAAAGCAGCTGCTTCTCATACTGGCTCACTGGCAGGTTCTTATGCGATCTATGAGGCGGCATTTGAACAGACTGGTGTTTTGGGTGCAAAAAGCATGAGACAGCTCTTCAACTATGCAAAAGCCTTAGCCATGCAGAAGCCAGCAAGAGGGGACAGAGTTGCCATAGTAACAAACGGCGGCGGTGCCGGAGTTATGATGAGTGATGGTCTGCTTGAGAGAGGCCTTAAGCTCGCTCAGCTCAGCGATGAAACTAACGAGAAGTTTGCAAAAGCCATAGAGGAAGGAAAGCTGCCTCACCACATGAGCTACAAGAATCCAATTGATGTCATTGGAGATGCTCCGTCAAAGAGGTATGAGCTAGCTATGCGTTATGCTTTGGAAGACCCAAATGTTGATGTTCTTGTCGTCATTGCATTGTTCCAGAGTCCAGCATTGGATGAGGGTATTGTTGATGTTATGGAGAAGGTTCAGGAGTATGGAAAGCCAATAGTCTTTGTTGCTCCTGGTGGAGAATATCCAGAAAAAATGGCGCGCAGAATTGAGGAGAAGGGAGTTCCAGTGTTTGAGACTGTCGAGGATGGAGTGGATGCAGTTTATGCTCTGGTTAAATATGGAAAGTATTTGAGTGAGGTTTGA